A part of Terriglobus roseus genomic DNA contains:
- the tpiA gene encoding triose-phosphate isomerase produces the protein MSTRKKIIAGNWKMYKTPRESLEFLNAFLPKVHDHERDEIIIFPTATSLSTVIDRVRGTHLRAGAQTMHWLNEGPYTGQTSPNMLTSIGATHVLLGHSERRLYANETYEHVNLKIKAAIAHDLIPVLCLGELLVDRQGGFTRDIIMAQMGAALSNIPTENAKQIVIAYEPVWAIGTGSTASPEIANEVHSIIRSQLEWVFNAEIANNTRILYGGSVKPENSAALLTQPDIDGLLVGGASLDPACFAKIVHTKY, from the coding sequence GTGTCCACACGCAAGAAGATCATTGCCGGCAATTGGAAGATGTACAAAACTCCGCGCGAGTCGCTGGAGTTTTTGAACGCGTTTCTGCCGAAGGTGCATGACCATGAACGGGACGAGATCATCATCTTCCCGACTGCGACTTCGCTTTCTACGGTGATTGACCGCGTGCGGGGTACGCATCTGCGTGCGGGTGCGCAGACGATGCACTGGCTTAACGAAGGCCCGTACACCGGCCAAACTTCGCCGAACATGCTCACCAGCATTGGCGCGACGCACGTGCTGTTGGGGCACTCGGAACGCCGTCTGTATGCCAACGAAACATATGAGCACGTGAACCTGAAGATCAAGGCGGCGATTGCGCATGATCTGATCCCGGTGCTTTGCCTGGGTGAGTTGCTGGTGGATCGGCAGGGCGGATTTACGCGCGACATCATCATGGCGCAGATGGGTGCCGCGCTGTCGAACATTCCTACGGAGAACGCGAAGCAGATTGTGATTGCGTATGAGCCGGTGTGGGCTATTGGTACGGGATCGACAGCATCGCCGGAGATTGCAAACGAGGTACACAGCATCATTCGGTCGCAACTGGAGTGGGTGTTCAATGCCGAGATTGCGAACAATACCCGCATTCTTTACGGCGGTTCTGTGAAGCCGGAGAACAGCGCAGCGTTGCTGACGCAGCCGGATATCGATGGACTTCTTGTGGGCGGCGCGAGCCTTGATCCGGCTTGCTTTGCGAAGATCGTTCATACGAAATATTGA
- the lepB gene encoding signal peptidase I: MDEAKQQNVEETTTVRKAVSWAWLRDVLASVAVSVFIILFLYQPVRVEGTSMVPMLQDQDRLFINKLAYHVGEIHPSDVVVFHYPRDLTKSYIKRVIALPGDRLRIEHGRVFVNDKQLKEPYVPVRFADERSQPEMTIPANEYFVMGDHRSISSDSRDFGPVDRTLIYGKASFVYWPFDQAGVVH; this comes from the coding sequence ATGGACGAAGCAAAGCAGCAGAACGTGGAAGAGACAACTACGGTACGCAAAGCCGTCTCCTGGGCGTGGTTAAGAGACGTATTAGCCTCCGTCGCAGTCTCAGTGTTTATCATTCTGTTTCTTTACCAGCCGGTCCGTGTAGAAGGCACCAGCATGGTGCCCATGTTGCAGGATCAGGATCGCCTGTTCATCAACAAACTGGCCTATCACGTGGGTGAAATCCACCCCAGCGATGTGGTTGTCTTCCACTATCCCCGCGACCTCACCAAGAGCTATATCAAACGAGTCATTGCGCTTCCGGGCGACCGTTTGCGTATTGAGCATGGCCGCGTGTTCGTGAATGATAAGCAACTCAAAGAGCCGTATGTCCCCGTAAGATTCGCGGACGAACGTTCGCAGCCAGAGATGACCATCCCCGCGAACGAATACTTCGTCATGGGGGATCACCGTTCCATCTCGTCGGACAGCCGCGACTTTGGTCCGGTAGACCGCACGCTGATTTACGGCAAGGCCAGCTTTGTGTATTGGCCCTTTGATCAGGCTGGCGTCGTCCACTAA
- the murQ gene encoding N-acetylmuramic acid 6-phosphate etherase, with product MPALMIEEQNKPALQDKQGIRSLATERQNEASEGFDTKSALEIARIINAEDAKVAAAVKKALPEIAQVIDVVARCLRDGGRLIYVGAGSSGRIASLDAAECPATFSTQPAQVQYIMCGGPKALASAADVNEDSPEMGQRDIAKRRPTRKDIVIGISASGRTPYVVGAVEYARLRGAQTAAIVCNQNTRLADAADICMVAEVGPEVISGSTRLKASTAQKMITNMITTGAMTRLGYVYDNLMVNVHMKNEKLVERGINVLQRVTGVDRETAIRTIKSAGKSIPIAVVMLKASVDKMEAVRRLQKSDGNVRRAIENAPLDL from the coding sequence ATGCCTGCACTCATGATCGAAGAACAGAACAAACCGGCCCTGCAAGATAAGCAGGGCATCCGCTCTCTGGCCACCGAGCGGCAAAATGAAGCTTCTGAAGGGTTCGACACCAAGTCGGCTCTTGAGATTGCGCGCATCATCAATGCGGAAGATGCGAAAGTCGCCGCAGCGGTGAAGAAGGCACTTCCGGAAATTGCGCAGGTCATCGACGTGGTGGCGCGCTGTCTTCGGGATGGCGGACGGCTCATTTACGTGGGTGCCGGTTCGTCGGGGCGCATTGCCTCGCTGGATGCAGCGGAATGTCCGGCTACCTTCTCAACCCAGCCAGCACAGGTGCAGTACATCATGTGTGGCGGCCCCAAGGCACTTGCCAGCGCCGCGGACGTGAATGAAGACTCCCCTGAGATGGGCCAGCGTGACATTGCCAAGCGGCGCCCTACGCGTAAAGACATCGTGATCGGCATCTCGGCTTCCGGACGTACTCCGTACGTTGTGGGAGCGGTAGAGTATGCCCGCTTGCGAGGCGCACAGACTGCGGCCATTGTCTGCAACCAGAACACGAGACTGGCGGACGCTGCGGACATCTGCATGGTGGCGGAAGTGGGACCTGAGGTGATCAGCGGATCGACGCGCCTGAAGGCCTCCACGGCGCAGAAGATGATCACCAACATGATCACGACGGGCGCGATGACTCGGCTTGGATATGTGTACGACAACCTGATGGTCAACGTGCACATGAAGAACGAGAAACTGGTGGAACGCGGCATCAATGTGCTGCAGCGCGTGACCGGCGTGGACCGCGAAACTGCGATTCGCACGATCAAGTCCGCTGGTAAGTCCATCCCGATTGCCGTGGTTATGCTGAAGGCGAGCGTGGATAAGATGGAAGCCGTTCGACGTTTGCAAAAGTCTGATGGCAACGTTCGTCGCGCGATTGAGAACGCACCACTCGACCTCTAA
- a CDS encoding sensor histidine kinase → MRRLVPRTFFGQLVLGIILAQTLVLSGYLYYVVVSTRQASRKSLEARISSQIDRLAAACTERIRRGDSEGLRELLELAEIAPSIQSTRLTDLSGNTVAASRGGMNRDLDDEERKVLPTVTGQHIFRSKRGQVEAVTPLLENGKPVALLWLEPNPTSGASTVTAIARIALTYGALALLANLLPIFLIVRRMTKPIRRLSTATHGVLRGTLPNPEFPLPVTGRNEAGVLTENFNTMVRELEEQRSGLLETLALLDSMLGNAPIGFAFLDADFQIVRQNDFFSVMFATQDADGGILAGSLAREVQARAAEVFKTGQGIRNLELQDGREDSPRAWLMQFYPVRTASDSVRWVGVVGSEITERLKAEETLRRTEKLAAAGRLAASVAHEINNPLESVTNLLYILRNHEPMDGGAVGFIEMAQEELARVAQVTQQTLRFYRQSVSRARVDLNEIVDSVFTLYQPRLLRANINVLRESRGDTSLMCFAGEMRQLLANLVANSLDAMPGGGTLSVRIRQTSHPSGGVLLTVADTGHGMSAETARKVFEAFFTTKHATGTGLGLWVSEEIIRKHRGLVRLRTREGEHSGTCFVMFFPAVSEEEAIEDELDAVSAT, encoded by the coding sequence ATGCGCCGCCTCGTGCCGCGAACGTTTTTTGGCCAGCTTGTGCTTGGAATCATCCTTGCACAGACGCTTGTGCTCAGCGGCTACCTCTATTACGTGGTTGTCAGTACAAGACAGGCATCACGAAAGAGCCTGGAAGCACGTATCTCCAGCCAGATTGATCGTTTGGCCGCCGCCTGCACGGAACGCATTCGCCGTGGCGACAGCGAGGGCCTCCGTGAACTGCTGGAGCTTGCCGAGATCGCGCCCAGCATCCAGTCCACGCGACTGACAGATCTTAGCGGCAATACCGTCGCTGCCAGCAGGGGCGGCATGAACCGCGATCTGGACGACGAAGAACGCAAAGTCCTGCCCACCGTCACAGGGCAGCACATCTTCCGTTCGAAACGAGGGCAGGTGGAGGCGGTCACGCCTCTGCTGGAAAATGGCAAACCGGTCGCACTGCTGTGGCTGGAGCCCAATCCAACCTCTGGAGCCAGCACAGTCACCGCCATCGCCCGCATTGCGCTGACGTATGGTGCTCTCGCGCTACTCGCCAATCTGCTACCCATCTTTCTGATCGTGCGCCGCATGACCAAGCCCATCCGCAGGCTCAGCACGGCAACGCACGGCGTATTACGCGGCACTCTGCCCAATCCTGAGTTTCCTTTGCCCGTCACAGGACGGAATGAAGCTGGTGTGCTCACCGAAAACTTCAACACCATGGTGCGTGAGCTCGAAGAGCAGCGCAGCGGATTGTTGGAGACATTGGCACTGCTCGATTCCATGTTGGGCAACGCACCCATCGGCTTTGCCTTCCTCGATGCGGACTTTCAGATCGTGCGCCAGAACGACTTCTTCTCGGTCATGTTCGCCACGCAGGATGCAGACGGCGGCATTCTCGCCGGTTCCTTAGCGCGAGAGGTGCAGGCTCGCGCAGCAGAAGTCTTCAAAACGGGGCAAGGCATTCGCAATCTTGAACTGCAGGACGGGCGCGAAGATTCGCCACGAGCATGGTTGATGCAGTTCTATCCCGTGCGGACAGCCTCAGACAGCGTGCGCTGGGTGGGTGTCGTGGGCAGCGAGATCACCGAACGCCTCAAGGCAGAAGAGACGTTGCGTCGCACAGAAAAACTGGCCGCTGCTGGTCGTCTTGCAGCCAGCGTCGCGCATGAGATTAATAACCCGCTTGAATCCGTAACCAATCTTCTTTACATCCTTCGCAATCATGAGCCCATGGATGGCGGTGCGGTCGGCTTCATTGAGATGGCGCAGGAAGAACTTGCACGCGTCGCGCAGGTCACGCAACAAACGCTCCGCTTCTACCGGCAGTCGGTATCGCGTGCACGCGTTGATCTGAATGAGATTGTGGATTCAGTTTTCACGCTCTATCAGCCTCGTCTGCTGCGCGCCAATATCAACGTTCTGCGCGAAAGCCGCGGAGACACATCACTGATGTGTTTTGCCGGAGAGATGCGTCAGCTTCTTGCAAACCTCGTGGCAAATTCATTGGATGCCATGCCTGGCGGCGGTACGTTGTCCGTTCGCATACGCCAAACCTCGCATCCTTCGGGTGGCGTTTTACTCACGGTGGCTGATACCGGTCATGGCATGTCTGCAGAGACCGCACGTAAAGTCTTTGAAGCGTTCTTCACCACCAAGCACGCAACGGGTACAGGACTTGGCCTCTGGGTCAGTGAAGAGATCATTCGCAAGCATCGCGGCCTGGTACGACTTCGCACCCGCGAAGGAGAGCATTCGGGAACATGCTTCGTCATGTTTTTTCCAGCGGTATCGGAAGAAGAAGCAATCGAAGACGAACTGGACGCGGTCTCAGCAACCTAA